A segment of the Bacteriovorax sp. PP10 genome:
CTACTATCTGGCCCCTCAGGCCTATGCTCAGTTGCAGATTATTGAGCAAGCTGTAAAGGCCACGAATAGCTTAAATGATGCGAAATTAATAGGACACACTCACGAGGCGCTTTTTAAAACAGTCCTTGGTGATATTAAGTTTGACAGAAATGGTGAATGCGCGGCTCCACAGATGGTTCAAGTTCAATATCAAAATGTTATTACACATGATATAGAGCAAACTGCAATTTAGTCATAAGTTACATCAAGTGAACTGTAGAATTTCTCATTACAACTGGAAATAAAACAGCTACTCTAAAGGTCAAATTCAATCAAGATTTGTATCTTCTAGGGAGATCGTATGAGCTCAGATGTCTATTCATTTAATCTAAAAACAATTACTGGTGAAAATAAAAGTCTTGCTGATTATAAAGGGAAAGTTCTCTTGATGGTTAACGTTGCTTCTAAATGTGGATTAACTCCTCAATATGAAGGATTAGAAAAAATTTACAAAGATTACCACGCAAAAGGTTTAGAAGTTCTAGGTTTTCCAGCTAATGAGTTTTATGCTCAAGAGCCGGGATCAGACAATGAAATTCAAGATTTTTGCCGTTCAACTTACGGAGTTGAATTCCCAATGTTTTCAAAGATCGTTGTAAAAGGTGAAGGGCAACATCCACTGTATAAGTATCTTACAGAAACAAAAAAAGACGCCGTCATCCTTGAAGGCGGAAGCTTAATGTCGTTTTTAGAATCAAAAAATCTTCTTACGGGGAATACTTATGACATTAAGTGGAACTTTGAAAAATTCTTGATCGATAAAAATGGGAAGGTCGTAGGGCGTTTCGCTCCGGATATCGATCCACAAGATCCATTACTTGTTAATGAAATTAAAAAGGCCTTAGAAGCTTAACGATGATGAATAAGATTAAATTTGAAGAGCTTGCAGTAGAATTTTTAGAGAAGTTATTTAAGACTCTCGCGGATTCAAAGATTGAGATTGCCCCTCACTGGGACATAGATCATTTATGTTACCGCGTAGACTCTCTTGATCGTTATGAAGAATTAAAAACTCAGTTTTTAACCTTCGGACACCTGCTGATCGAAAGTGATGTCAATGGACGTCCTATTGCAACCTTCAAACTTAATTCGCCTATTGTGTTTAAAGAATGGTCTATTGATGTGGTTGAGCTTCCAGCTCCTAAACCATCAAAACCAACCAAAGAAGGCTTCGAGCATATTGAAGTTGTCTGCGATGAATCCTTCAGTGATCTCGAAATAAAATATAAACATTTAAAACTCGATCTTGGCGGTCTGAAAAAAGATTTTAATCAAGAGTTCGAAGTAGACTTGGGGGAGAGGAACTTAAAGTTTCACCATATGTCTTTAGAGTCAGTGATTAGAGTTGAAGAAAATAAAAAGATCTTTGGTGCATTAGAGGAATCAAAAATTCTAAAAAACTTTAAGAAGTATATGCCCTTTGTTGCAGGGACATTTCCTTTAGGAGTTTATACAGAACAATCAGATCTTGATATTCTTATGTATGCAACCGATCTTAATGAACTCAGCAGTGAATTAAAAAGAGAGTATGGACATTTAGAAGGATTCACTTCAGAGCAGCTGAGTGTCGATGGACTGGAAACTTTAATTGTTAATTTTAATCTGTATAAAGTTCCTTTTGAAATTTTTGCTCAAGATAAAGTTGTCCCCAAACAAAAAGCTTATCTGCATTTTCAGATTGAAGAGCGCTTATTAAAATTAGGTGGTGAAAAACTAAAAAAAACAGTCATCGAAAAGCGCAAGAATGGATTGAAGACTGAGCCAGCATTTGCCACAGGTCTAGGGATCAAAGTTGATGCCTACAATGAATTGCTCTTGCTTCAAAAAGTAGCTGACTCACAACTTAGAAAGTTTTTGGAGTCAATTTGATACCATCGTGTAAATTATCAATGTTAGAAAATTCTCGCTGAAATTTAGTAAATCATTTACCAACAAGTCATGTGCATTTTAAATTTTAACTAGATGGGACCTCATCTCTTTCCTCAGTGTTGTAAAAAACAAATTTTAGAGGAGCTTATTTCTTACAGCAGTCAGCACAAAATATCATCATGCAAAAAATATCTTAGTTTTTTAGTACAGTGGCATTTATGATTAAGTCTAATGGTTGTTGATCAACCTAAGACGACTAAGATGTGCAGAGAACTATGAAGAAATTAATTTATCTGATCATTTATTTTTTACTCTCAATCGTATTTTTTATCCTGTCTATTTTTGAAAAAATCCTCAAACCCATCTCTAATAAAATCCGTAAAAAGAAAAATCCTGCTGACAATGAATTTCATTGATTCACGGAATGACGAAGGATAAGCTTTTTAGGAGCTAAGATCTCTCATTTTTGAAGCGAGAACTTTATGAATAAACAAGCAGATTACGTCACTGTCGTTCACCATTACAAAGCACCACCAAAAGTCATCTTTGATGCATTCTTAGATCCCCAAATTGCCTCACAGTTTTTGTTTGCCACTCCTGCTGGAGAAATGGTGAAAGCTGAAGTTGATGCCAAGGTTGGCGGTAAATTTACTTTTGTTGATAGAAGAGCAGGGGAGGATATTCTTCATACCGGAGAGTACCTGGAAATTAAAAAACCTCATCGGCTTGCTTTTACTTTTTTAGTTCCACAGTATTCATCAGATTCAACGACAGTTGAGATTGATATTTTTGATGTGAATGATGGCTCTGAAGTCACACTCAAACATTCTGGCGTCCTGGAAGAGTATAGAGAAAAAACCAGAGATGGCTGGGGAACTATTCTTAAAAAGCTTGGCGAATTAATTAAGGCCTAAAATCCTTTCTCACCCATAACATAAGCTGCTTTAAGATATTTTATTATTTTATCATTTGAAGTCGATTTCATATCGCCATATCTGGTAACTTTAACAGGCTTCACTCCAATGAAATCTAAAACCCCTAGCTTTATCATTTTTACGGCAGAATCACCGCGGAGCCATTGCGTCCACCAGGAAGGTCCGTCGCTTGTCACTACGAGGTGACCACTTTTTCCTTGGAATAACTTATCCCAGTAAATTGAATTAGGACGATATTTAAAAGCAAACCCCGGAAGCATAACTCTATCAAAGAAGCCTTTTAGAAGCGCAGGAGGGCCGGCCCACCAGATCGGAGTAATGATGACGATGTGATCAGCGGACATCATTTGTTCTTGTGCTTGGATCAGGTCTTTTTCAAGCGGCATAACAATTTTATAACCATTTTCTAAATTAGGATTAAACTTTAGGTCTCGAAGCGATATCCTGGTGACATTAAAGTTCCTGGCAGCGCCTTGGTGATATGAGCTGGCCCATGAGTCACTAAAGCTTTTATTTCTTGGATGTCCATCGATGATAAGAATATTTTTTTTCATGAGTCATCTTATTCATTATTTTCTTTTTTCGAAACTCGCTTTTTGATACAGTCATTTCATTGGGAAAAATAGAAAAAAATCCAAGGTACTCACTTTTAGGATCATTAATGACTAAACAAACAACGCTTCAAAAACGCGCACTTGTCACTAAGCAAAGTATTATTGAGGCAGGGCTTTTAATTCTTAGCGAAGAAGGTGCCGTTAATTTTACAACTAATAAGATCGCTGAACGTGCAGGAGTGAGCATTGGATCACTTTACCAATATTTTTCAAATAAAGAATCTATGCTGAATTTAATCCTGTTAAAAAGATATGAAGAAGATATGAAGTTTCTTTATAACGAAATTACAATAATGGAAGCTTTAACAGGTTCAGAATTTTTAAACAAGCTGGCGGATTTAATCTGGCATAGACTGTTAAGTTCACGCGAGGCCTGCAAAACGCTTTTCATAGCTCCTCAGAATTTGAAAGATCAACTCGAATTGATAGAGTCGAGAAAAGTCATCACGACAATGATTGCAGAGAAGTTAAAAGTTTTTTATCCTGATGTTGAAAATCAATCTCTAAGTTTAAAATCCACATTGATTACAGAATCATTTTTAGGAATTATGCAGACGATAACTTATTCGGATGAATTGTATGAAATGAATCATGTGATGTTAATTGATTATAAGAAGATGATTCAAGCACTTTTTAGTAAATAAGGCCTGTGAGTGTTAGGACTACAGGCCTTATCTTAAGTTATGTTAAAACAGGAATGGTCGCTTCTTTTGGATCTGTCTTCCAGCTATAAAGCGCCACTAAAATACTCACACCACTGATCGCGGCAGCTGCCCATGCAATCCCCGTAAGACCAGGGCCATGATCGAGAACTAAACCACCAACCCACGCACCTAAAGCATTCCCAAGATTGAAAGCGGCAATGTTTAAAGCAGAGGCCAGAGTCGGAGCATCAGCTGCACTTTCAAGAGCACGCATTTGCAAAGGAGGAACAGTGGCAAATCCAGTGACTCCCAGAAGGAAAACTAAAATCACGGCCGCTGTCTGATACTGACTGAATAATCCAAAACCAATTAAGACTAAGGTTAAAGCAATCAAGCTTCCAGTTAAAGTCATCATTAATTTTTTATCAGCAAACTTCCCACCTAAAATATTTCCAAAAACTAAACCTACACCAAATAAAAGTAGAATTGGTGAAAGTGCCTTTTCAGGGAAACCTGAAATTGTTGTCAGGATAGGAGCAATGTAAGTAAAGACAGCAAATACTCCACTAAATCCTAAAACGGTTAACAATAAACTGATCATTACTTTAGGTTGAGTCACAGCTTTTATTTCATCTTTAAAGTTAATATTAGTATGCATCTCTTTTGCTTTAGGAACATAAAGAGCAAGGGCCAGCATAGCAATGGGGCCAATGGTTGTGACGGCCCAAAAAGTTGAGCGCCATCCATGCATCTGACCTAACCACGTTCCAAAAGGAACACCAAGAATATTGGCAATCGTAAGACCGGTAAACATTAAGGCAATCGCCATAGCTCTTTGATTTGGTCTAACTAAACTTGTCGCAACGACTGAACCAATTCCAAAGAATGTCCCGTGAGCAAATGATGTGACAACTCTGGCAATCATCAGTGTCCAGTAGTCAGGAGCGATCGCACAGACTAAGTTACCAATGGTAAAGATCGCCATTAAGGCAATCAATGCACTTTTCTTTGGAAGCTTAGAAGACAGTAGAGATAAAATCGGAGCACCGATGGCCACACCTAAAGCATAACCACTTACCAGCATTCCAGCTGAAGATAAACTGACTCCAAGGTTCTCACTCATTTGAGGCAAGAGACCCATGATAACAAATTCCGTTGTACCAATACCGAAAGCACCTATCATCAGCGCATAAATCGCCAAGGGCATTTTTGATTCTTTATTCATATTACTTGTCCCATGTTGGAGCAAACGGAGGATTGGCAATTCGAGATCCATCGTCTAAGCCAGCAATCATTGAAAGCTCTTTTTTACTAAAAGAAATTTCCGGGAAGTTTAAATTGTTTTCTAGGTTCACTCTTTTCGTTGAAGAAGGAATGATGATCAGGTCTTGTTCGTGTAGCCATGCCAGAGCAACGTCAGCTGCACTAATTCCATGCTTTTCACCAATCTTAATTAGTGTCTCATCTTTCACAACTTTCCCATAAGCAAGCGGCATATAGGCCGTAACCATGATGTCTTCCGTATTACAGAAATCAATAAGTTTTTTATTTTGTAAATAAGGATGGACTTCTACTTGATTCGTAAAGATCTCTTCACTTCCTAAAATCTCAATCGCTTTTTTTAGCTCAGCAATCGGGAAGTTTGAAACTCCTATTTCTTTTGTAAGTCCTAAGTCTTTTGCTTCTTTTAAAGCAAGAAGGGATTCTTCAAGAGGGACTGCCTGATTAGGCGAAGGCCAGTGAATAAGAGTCAGGTCTACATAGTCAGTTTGTAACTTCTTCAAACTTTCTTTTAAGCTTGGAATCAGTTTTGCTGCCGACAAATTTTCAGTCCAGATTTTTGTAGTGATAAAAATCTCTTCTCTGGGAATATTGCTTTCTTTGACGGCCGCACCAACTTCAGACTCATTTTCATAGATCTGAGCTGTATCAATGTGACGGTATCCAATTTCAAGTCCCATCTTAACTGAGTTAAATGCGACTTCGTCTTTTAGTCTGAATGTTCCGAGTCCTAATACTGGTATGTGCATATGTTTTCCTTGGTTACTTTTTCTATAAGATGAGTTTAATGCATTCGGTGTTGCCAATATAGACAAAAATTGGCAATTTATAATTGATTTAAAGTCAACAATCAGACAGGCATTAATGAAAACAACAACTGATGAATTACAGACATTTATAGCCATCGTAGACGCCGGATCTATTACGGCAGCGGCCGAAAGACTAGGGCAAACAACCTCAGGGGGCAGCCGAACATTGAGTAGGCTGGAAAAGAAACTAGATACTACACTTCTGATGAGGACCACTCGAAAAATCCAGTTAACTGAAGACGGAAAAGTTTTTCTGGAGCATTCGCGCTCCATCGTTAACGCTTTTGATGAAGCAGAAGAGGCCGTGACGTCTCATAGTAAAACGGCCTCAGGACTTTTACGAGTGGACTCAGCTTCTCCTTTTATTCTGCACTCGATTGTTCCTTATATGGACGAGTTCACAAAACTATACCCAGGCATAAAACTGGAACTGCATAGTTCGGAGAGGATTGTTGACCTGGTGGAAAAAAGAATTGATGTGGCCATCAGAATTGGAAACCTTCAGGACTCCACACTGCATGCAAAATCTCTTAAGCCGAGTACACTTCGAATTCTTGCTAGTCCTAAGTATCTTGAGAAGTATGGCACGCCAAAAACAGTGGAAGATTTAGCAAAACATAAACTCATTGGTTTCACTGATCCTAAAGAACTTAATTACTGGCCGCTAAGAACAGCGAAAAGTGACACCTATATTGCCAATTGCCATATCAATGCTTCGAGTGGAGAAACAATTTTTCAATTGGTAAAACGCGGAGTAGGGATTGCGTGTCTTTCTGATTTTATGACGATGCCTGATATTGAAAAAGGAAGTCTAGTGCAAATATTAAAAAATCATACAGTGGATTCAAGGCAGCCTATTCAAGCAGTCTATTATCGTAACACTCAACTCTCGAGCAGAATTACACTCTTTATTGAATTCTTGCAGAAGAAATTAAAAGCTTAACCGAATATTATTCTAAATACTTTTCAAGTGTCATGTACAGTTGGTGTTCATGGTCATTGCTTTCCCCT
Coding sequences within it:
- a CDS encoding LysR family transcriptional regulator, which encodes MKTTTDELQTFIAIVDAGSITAAAERLGQTTSGGSRTLSRLEKKLDTTLLMRTTRKIQLTEDGKVFLEHSRSIVNAFDEAEEAVTSHSKTASGLLRVDSASPFILHSIVPYMDEFTKLYPGIKLELHSSERIVDLVEKRIDVAIRIGNLQDSTLHAKSLKPSTLRILASPKYLEKYGTPKTVEDLAKHKLIGFTDPKELNYWPLRTAKSDTYIANCHINASSGETIFQLVKRGVGIACLSDFMTMPDIEKGSLVQILKNHTVDSRQPIQAVYYRNTQLSSRITLFIEFLQKKLKA
- the dkgB gene encoding 2,5-didehydrogluconate reductase DkgB, with amino-acid sequence MHIPVLGLGTFRLKDEVAFNSVKMGLEIGYRHIDTAQIYENESEVGAAVKESNIPREEIFITTKIWTENLSAAKLIPSLKESLKKLQTDYVDLTLIHWPSPNQAVPLEESLLALKEAKDLGLTKEIGVSNFPIAELKKAIEILGSEEIFTNQVEVHPYLQNKKLIDFCNTEDIMVTAYMPLAYGKVVKDETLIKIGEKHGISAADVALAWLHEQDLIIIPSSTKRVNLENNLNFPEISFSKKELSMIAGLDDGSRIANPPFAPTWDK
- a CDS encoding glutathione peroxidase, which gives rise to MSSDVYSFNLKTITGENKSLADYKGKVLLMVNVASKCGLTPQYEGLEKIYKDYHAKGLEVLGFPANEFYAQEPGSDNEIQDFCRSTYGVEFPMFSKIVVKGEGQHPLYKYLTETKKDAVILEGGSLMSFLESKNLLTGNTYDIKWNFEKFLIDKNGKVVGRFAPDIDPQDPLLVNEIKKALEA
- a CDS encoding SRPBCC family protein, whose protein sequence is MNKQADYVTVVHHYKAPPKVIFDAFLDPQIASQFLFATPAGEMVKAEVDAKVGGKFTFVDRRAGEDILHTGEYLEIKKPHRLAFTFLVPQYSSDSTTVEIDIFDVNDGSEVTLKHSGVLEEYREKTRDGWGTILKKLGELIKA
- a CDS encoding TetR/AcrR family transcriptional regulator translates to MTKQTTLQKRALVTKQSIIEAGLLILSEEGAVNFTTNKIAERAGVSIGSLYQYFSNKESMLNLILLKRYEEDMKFLYNEITIMEALTGSEFLNKLADLIWHRLLSSREACKTLFIAPQNLKDQLELIESRKVITTMIAEKLKVFYPDVENQSLSLKSTLITESFLGIMQTITYSDELYEMNHVMLIDYKKMIQALFSK
- a CDS encoding VOC family protein; its protein translation is MMNKIKFEELAVEFLEKLFKTLADSKIEIAPHWDIDHLCYRVDSLDRYEELKTQFLTFGHLLIESDVNGRPIATFKLNSPIVFKEWSIDVVELPAPKPSKPTKEGFEHIEVVCDESFSDLEIKYKHLKLDLGGLKKDFNQEFEVDLGERNLKFHHMSLESVIRVEENKKIFGALEESKILKNFKKYMPFVAGTFPLGVYTEQSDLDILMYATDLNELSSELKREYGHLEGFTSEQLSVDGLETLIVNFNLYKVPFEIFAQDKVVPKQKAYLHFQIEERLLKLGGEKLKKTVIEKRKNGLKTEPAFATGLGIKVDAYNELLLLQKVADSQLRKFLESI
- a CDS encoding MFS transporter, which gives rise to MPLAIYALMIGAFGIGTTEFVIMGLLPQMSENLGVSLSSAGMLVSGYALGVAIGAPILSLLSSKLPKKSALIALMAIFTIGNLVCAIAPDYWTLMIARVVTSFAHGTFFGIGSVVATSLVRPNQRAMAIALMFTGLTIANILGVPFGTWLGQMHGWRSTFWAVTTIGPIAMLALALYVPKAKEMHTNINFKDEIKAVTQPKVMISLLLTVLGFSGVFAVFTYIAPILTTISGFPEKALSPILLLFGVGLVFGNILGGKFADKKLMMTLTGSLIALTLVLIGFGLFSQYQTAAVILVFLLGVTGFATVPPLQMRALESAADAPTLASALNIAAFNLGNALGAWVGGLVLDHGPGLTGIAWAAAAISGVSILVALYSWKTDPKEATIPVLT
- a CDS encoding NAD(P)H-dependent oxidoreductase; translation: MKKNILIIDGHPRNKSFSDSWASSYHQGAARNFNVTRISLRDLKFNPNLENGYKIVMPLEKDLIQAQEQMMSADHIVIITPIWWAGPPALLKGFFDRVMLPGFAFKYRPNSIYWDKLFQGKSGHLVVTSDGPSWWTQWLRGDSAVKMIKLGVLDFIGVKPVKVTRYGDMKSTSNDKIIKYLKAAYVMGEKGF